One segment of Tenrec ecaudatus isolate mTenEca1 chromosome 1, mTenEca1.hap1, whole genome shotgun sequence DNA contains the following:
- the AKAP8L gene encoding A-kinase anchor protein 8-like isoform X2, with amino-acid sequence MSYTGFVQGSETTLQSTYSDTSSQPTGDYGYGAWNSGANRGYENYGYGYGYGYGQENTSNYGYGMAASNSWEVPSSDANANPGAAGSASADSVLSKVNQRLDMVSHMEQDMMQGGMYGSGGERYDAYEACDSRAMLSERDLYRSGYDYGELDPEMEMAYEGQYDAYRDQFRMRGGDAFGPRPQGWARDVRSGRPVATGYGRMWEEPMGARGQCMPGTPRLPSLFSQNILPEYGMFQGARGGGAFPGASFPGGSRFGFGFGNGMKQMRRTWKTWTPADFRTKKKKRKQLGSPDEPDSKASRTDGSDNSDSDNDEGTEGEAGEAADGSELLDKGSRVEGEDEEGKEDGKEDSKEDSGALTSQDESSQAKRKLQAGKKSQDKQKKRQRDRMVERIQFVCSLCKYRTFYEDEMASHLDSKFHKEHFKFVGTKLPKQTADFLQEYVTNKTKKTEELRKTVEDLDGLVQQIYRDQDLTQEIAMEHFVRKVEAAHCAACDLFIPMQFGVIQKHLKTMDHNRNRRLMMEQSKKSSLMVARSILNNKLISKKLERYLKGENPFTDSPEEDKEQEEGEPGEGAPGEGAAEGAPQPPVPPEPEAVVPPPPPPPEEEEEGVPLLGGALQRQIRGIPGLDVEADEEEEEGGGSAP; translated from the exons GCTTTGTCCAGGGATCTGAAACCACTTTGCAGTCGACATATTCAGACACCAGTTCTCAGCCTACCGGTGATTACG GCTATGGAGCTTGGAATTCTGGGGCAAACAGAG GCTATGAGAACTATGGCTATGGCTACGGCTACGGCTACGGTCAGGAAAACACCAGCAACTATGGGTACGGGATGGCCGCTTCCAACTCATGGGAAGTGCCTAGCTCTGACGCAAATGCGAACCCTGGTGCTGCGGGGAGTGCCAGTGCCGATTCCGTTTTATCCAAAGTTAACCAGCGCTTAGACATGGTGTCGCACATGGAGCAGGACATGATGCAAGGAGGCATGTACGGCTCAGGAGGGGAACG ATACGACGCCTACGAGGCCTGTGACTCAAGGGCCATGCTGAGCGAGCGCGACCTGTACCGGTCAGGCTATGACTACGGCGAGCTGGACCCTGAGATGGAGATGGCCTACGAGGGCCAGTATGACGCCTACCGAGACCAGTTCCGCATGCGTGGTGGCGACGCCTTTGGGCCACGGCCACAGGGCTGGGCCCGGGATGTTCGTAGCGGCCGACCGGTGGCCACTGGCTATGGGCGCATGTGGGAAGAGCCCATGGGAGCCCGGGGCCAGTGCATGCCAGGCACTCCCCGGCTGCCCTCCCTCTTCTCGCAGAACATCCTCCCTGAGTACGGCATGTTCCAGGGTGCGCGAGGTGGGGGCGCCTTCCCTGGCGCCTCCTTCCCAGGAGGCTCCCGCTTTGGTTTCGGCTTTGGCAACGGCATGAAGCAGATGCGGCGCACCTGGAAGACCTGGACACCAGCCGACTTCCGG accaaaaagaagaagaggaagcagCTGGGCAGTCCAGATGAGCCCGATAGCAAAGCCTCCAGGACAGACGGCTCCGACAACAGTGACTCTGACAATG ATGAGGGCACTGAGGGCGAGGCTGGCGAGGCGGCCGATGGCTCAGAGCTCTTGGATAAGGGCTCCAGAGTG GAAGGAGAGGATGAGGAGGGGAAAGAGGATGGGAAGGAAGACAGCAAAGAGGATTCAG GGGCCCTGACCTCCCAGGATGAGAGCAGCCAGGCCAAGCGCAAGCTGCAGGCTGGCAAGAAAAGCCAGGACAAACAGAAGAAGCGACAGCGTGATCGCATGGTGGAAAG GATCCAGTTTGTGTGCTCTCTCTGCAAGTACCGGACCTTCTACGAGGATGAGATGGCCAGCCACCTGGACAGCAAGTTCCACAAGGAGCATTTCAAGTTTGTTGGCACCAAGCTCCCAAAGCAGACAGCTGACTTCCTGCAG GAGTACGTCACCAACAAGACCAAGAAGACAGAGGAGCTCCGGAAAACTGTGGAGGACCTTGATGGGCTGGTCCAGCAGATTTACCGTGACCAAGATCTGACCCAAG aAATCGCCATGGAGCATTTtgtgaggaaggtggaggcagCTCACTGTGCGGCCTGTGACCTTTTCATCCCCATGCAATTTGGGGTCATCCAGAAGCACCTCAAGACCATGGATCACAACCGGAACCGTAGG CTCATGATGGAGCAGTCTAAGAAGTCCTCGCTCATGGTGGCCCGCAGCATCCTCAACAACAAGCTCATCAGCAAGAAGCTGGAGCGCTACTTGAAG GGCGAAAACCCCTTCACCGACAGCCCCGAGGAGGacaaggagcaggaggagggcgAGCCAGGCGAAGGGGCCCCGGGAGAGGGCGCAGCCGAGGGAGCGCCGCAGCCACCGGTGCCCCCGGAGCCCGAGGCCGTCGtgccgccgcccccgccgcccccggaggaggaggaggaaggcgtGCCGCTCTTGGGCGGGGCGCTGCAGCGCCAAATTCGCGGAATCCCGGGACTCGACGTGGAGGCtgatgaagaggaggaagaagggggcGGGAGCGCCCCTTGA
- the AKAP8L gene encoding A-kinase anchor protein 8-like isoform X1 produces MSYTGFVQGSETTLQSTYSDTSSQPTGDYGYGAWNSGANRGYENYGYGYGYGYGQENTSNYGYGMAASNSWEVPSSDANANPGAAGSASADSVLSKVNQRLDMVSHMEQDMMQGGMYGSGGERYDAYEACDSRAMLSERDLYRSGYDYGELDPEMEMAYEGQYDAYRDQFRMRGGDAFGPRPQGWARDVRSGRPVATGYGRMWEEPMGARGQCMPGTPRLPSLFSQNILPEYGMFQGARGGGAFPGASFPGGSRFGFGFGNGMKQMRRTWKTWTPADFRTKKKKRKQLGSPDEPDSKASRTDGSDNSDSDNDEGTEGEAGEAADGSELLDKGSRVEGEDEEGKEDGKEDSKEDSGESGALTSQDESSQAKRKLQAGKKSQDKQKKRQRDRMVERIQFVCSLCKYRTFYEDEMASHLDSKFHKEHFKFVGTKLPKQTADFLQEYVTNKTKKTEELRKTVEDLDGLVQQIYRDQDLTQEIAMEHFVRKVEAAHCAACDLFIPMQFGVIQKHLKTMDHNRNRRLMMEQSKKSSLMVARSILNNKLISKKLERYLKGENPFTDSPEEDKEQEEGEPGEGAPGEGAAEGAPQPPVPPEPEAVVPPPPPPPEEEEEGVPLLGGALQRQIRGIPGLDVEADEEEEEGGGSAP; encoded by the exons GCTTTGTCCAGGGATCTGAAACCACTTTGCAGTCGACATATTCAGACACCAGTTCTCAGCCTACCGGTGATTACG GCTATGGAGCTTGGAATTCTGGGGCAAACAGAG GCTATGAGAACTATGGCTATGGCTACGGCTACGGCTACGGTCAGGAAAACACCAGCAACTATGGGTACGGGATGGCCGCTTCCAACTCATGGGAAGTGCCTAGCTCTGACGCAAATGCGAACCCTGGTGCTGCGGGGAGTGCCAGTGCCGATTCCGTTTTATCCAAAGTTAACCAGCGCTTAGACATGGTGTCGCACATGGAGCAGGACATGATGCAAGGAGGCATGTACGGCTCAGGAGGGGAACG ATACGACGCCTACGAGGCCTGTGACTCAAGGGCCATGCTGAGCGAGCGCGACCTGTACCGGTCAGGCTATGACTACGGCGAGCTGGACCCTGAGATGGAGATGGCCTACGAGGGCCAGTATGACGCCTACCGAGACCAGTTCCGCATGCGTGGTGGCGACGCCTTTGGGCCACGGCCACAGGGCTGGGCCCGGGATGTTCGTAGCGGCCGACCGGTGGCCACTGGCTATGGGCGCATGTGGGAAGAGCCCATGGGAGCCCGGGGCCAGTGCATGCCAGGCACTCCCCGGCTGCCCTCCCTCTTCTCGCAGAACATCCTCCCTGAGTACGGCATGTTCCAGGGTGCGCGAGGTGGGGGCGCCTTCCCTGGCGCCTCCTTCCCAGGAGGCTCCCGCTTTGGTTTCGGCTTTGGCAACGGCATGAAGCAGATGCGGCGCACCTGGAAGACCTGGACACCAGCCGACTTCCGG accaaaaagaagaagaggaagcagCTGGGCAGTCCAGATGAGCCCGATAGCAAAGCCTCCAGGACAGACGGCTCCGACAACAGTGACTCTGACAATG ATGAGGGCACTGAGGGCGAGGCTGGCGAGGCGGCCGATGGCTCAGAGCTCTTGGATAAGGGCTCCAGAGTG GAAGGAGAGGATGAGGAGGGGAAAGAGGATGGGAAGGAAGACAGCAAAGAGGATTCAGGTGAGTCTG GGGCCCTGACCTCCCAGGATGAGAGCAGCCAGGCCAAGCGCAAGCTGCAGGCTGGCAAGAAAAGCCAGGACAAACAGAAGAAGCGACAGCGTGATCGCATGGTGGAAAG GATCCAGTTTGTGTGCTCTCTCTGCAAGTACCGGACCTTCTACGAGGATGAGATGGCCAGCCACCTGGACAGCAAGTTCCACAAGGAGCATTTCAAGTTTGTTGGCACCAAGCTCCCAAAGCAGACAGCTGACTTCCTGCAG GAGTACGTCACCAACAAGACCAAGAAGACAGAGGAGCTCCGGAAAACTGTGGAGGACCTTGATGGGCTGGTCCAGCAGATTTACCGTGACCAAGATCTGACCCAAG aAATCGCCATGGAGCATTTtgtgaggaaggtggaggcagCTCACTGTGCGGCCTGTGACCTTTTCATCCCCATGCAATTTGGGGTCATCCAGAAGCACCTCAAGACCATGGATCACAACCGGAACCGTAGG CTCATGATGGAGCAGTCTAAGAAGTCCTCGCTCATGGTGGCCCGCAGCATCCTCAACAACAAGCTCATCAGCAAGAAGCTGGAGCGCTACTTGAAG GGCGAAAACCCCTTCACCGACAGCCCCGAGGAGGacaaggagcaggaggagggcgAGCCAGGCGAAGGGGCCCCGGGAGAGGGCGCAGCCGAGGGAGCGCCGCAGCCACCGGTGCCCCCGGAGCCCGAGGCCGTCGtgccgccgcccccgccgcccccggaggaggaggaggaaggcgtGCCGCTCTTGGGCGGGGCGCTGCAGCGCCAAATTCGCGGAATCCCGGGACTCGACGTGGAGGCtgatgaagaggaggaagaagggggcGGGAGCGCCCCTTGA